TACTATAGTAACGCGCCGGTGTCTACTGTTACTATAGTATCGTGCCGGTGTCTACTGTTACTATAGTATCGCGCCGGTGTCTACTGTTACTATAGTATCGCGCCGGTGTCTACTGTTACTATAGTATCGCACCGGTGTCTACTGTTACTATAGTATCGCGCGGGTGTCTACTGTTACTATAGTAACGCGCCGGTGTCTACTGTTACTATAGTATCGCGCCGGTGTCTACTGTTCAACAGCTCAGGTACGACCCATTTCCCTAAAGCGTCAGtattttatttgatataaaTGAGCTACGGAGCACAATGTCTCTATTAATTCacatatatagtatatataatcaaatgtttattttagttcACTGAATCGTTTTTGAATCGCTATTCGTTCGTTCCATAGCATTTTAAATCGAGTATTGACCGAAATTAACGATTCACAATACATGTTTAAAGATGGATGCATTTGCACGGTCAGTATTTGTAATGGATGAGAAAGCGTGTGAAGCGTTAGTCAGTGGTCTGACCTGTGTGTGTCGCATGGCCCTCAGCGCCGCCTCTCGACTGAGCGCGCTCAGATCGGCCCCGACGTATCCACAGGTCATTTCAGCAACGGCATCCAGATCCACATCAGGAGCCAGCGGGATATctctacacacacactgcagaatACGGCTCCTCTGCAGCAGAGAGGGGGCACCGATGAGCACCtgcggacacacacacaaacacacacagccatTAACAACCCTCTACACACACTGCAGAATATGGCTCCTCTGCAGCAGAGAGGGGGCGCCGATGAGCACctgcggacacacacacacacagccattaACAACCCTCTACACACACTGCAGAATATGGCTCCTCTGCAGCAGAGAGGGGGCGCCGATGAGCACctgcggacacacacacacacacacagccattaAAGGGTTATGCCGCCTTCATGTGCTATCGGATgtttcccacttcagaagtcgtgatttCGAGCTTGTTTTGTTctttgttgtcggaaagaatggaggacgccaggttcatacttttctgcgtcttgggaaaatgttattttaacactataaccatttcagtcatACAGGCAAACACAGCAGCACAACACGAAAGCACATCGcttataatcacattcacaataaggcataatgtagacaagCCTAATGTAGGCTgcttaaagggtcagttcaccctaaatgaacattctgtcattaactcctccccctcaTGTGGtcggacacccgtcagaccgtcgctcatcttcagaacacagatgaagatattttagtgtaaagctgagaaaggcttcagataggcctccattggcattcagtccattcccactcacaagacccataaaggccctaaacacatcgacacacagcccatctcactacagcggctgcacAATCACTTTACAACGAGacgagaatagttattgtgcgcaaaaatcaaaataacgactttatccgccGAACTAATGCTGTGAACTCGACactagtgatcgaccgatatatcGCATTCCCAATATTTTTCccgatatttaagcattttcccaTAATCGGGTATCGGTTTTGTAATATTGGATTTTCCGATAAATGGCGGCATCTTGTGGACGTTTTGAGAATTGCATACAAGCGCACTATTAAAGAACTGCGTCTGACGAGAGATCAACAGCGGTGTTCAGAGGTAAAATAACCTGCATCCCTTaattaatcaactttgtttaacaTAACAGTTATGCAAAATTGAGATAACCTCAAATAAGATGTTGATATGTATAGGTGGTTTAAACTTGGCGCTAGAGACGAACTGACTGAAGGAGTCAGTCAGGTAATCCGTCATCATGTCACAATAAAGTCTGACACAAACATTCATTCTGATACCGCACTAGATGAGATTGACATAAACAAACCGGCGAATACTTCAGCTTTACAATGTTTGCATAATCCAGAGAATATTCACTCtttagtctattaaacacaaaccttttaaaactggtttaaaatgaatgcttatatttatgCTCATAGTTATGGGGAGTTGAAAGACTCGACTCTCATTTATAttctccatttgaaaacattagactttataaatgtattttgcctGTTGTTAATATGGCTGTATTTATACATAAAAAGGTAAAGCAGCATTAATGTTAATAAGACTttgcactgtatttaaaaaaacaaacaattctgactgtaagtgagtgagtgaaactgcaaaaattacagtgtttaaaaagctCCGTTCAGTCTGTTGCTGTAATTGTAAAAGacagaaataacacaataaGTAAATATCGGTTACCggcacataaacatgcaaataatcggcatcggtaataaaaaaaatcaatatcgaTCGATTACTACTCGacgcatgcgtgagaatatgacgcCGCTCCGCCGTTCATgaccagaagaggaggagcgagaCCGACACGGAAGACAAGGACTCggcggataaagtcgttattttgatttgtgcacaataactattctcgtGGCGTTGTAAAGTGATTgtgcagccgctgtagtgagatgggctgtgtgtcgatgtgtttagggcctttatgggtcttgtgagtgggaatggactgaaggccaatggaggcctatctgaagcctttctcagctttacactaaaatatcttcatctgtgttctgaagatgaacgaaggtctgacgggtgtccaaccacaggagggggaggagttaatgacagaatgcTCATTtagggggaactaaccctttaaagactaaaatgataatagttttcagccatacaGCTACTTTACCACACTATTTAGATTGCTCACTATCCTGGAATGATGATCAACTAGATGCGATtttcgatgtgtttaaaatacaccatatgcttcaaatgattattcatttatgtaaatatggactactttaacGACAAGACAATGAAACTGTAGcggaaaaaaacaaataaaacacctGCCAGAGCAGAAAGTCGTCTCCCATCCGCCATTTTGAACGGTTatgccacgcccatctcgggaactGGGGcatcaaaattatttccgaacttccCAGCACGACATCAGAGCGCgctcatgtgcaatttttacctcagACACTCGTATTTACGGTAATTCCGATAAGCAGGTGAAGGCGgcattagttcacccaaatatgaaaattctttcattaaaggacaacgccggtgagaaatgcccctaggggtaattaacagatggttaccgagtagatcatgtaaagagttttatctctaaaaacagattagcttataacgcgaGTGTAGGGGGCATATAATAGGTAAAGTTAAATccctagttaataccactaacacgGCTCAacatagcctcacactaacacggcagcatgatgagggtccctacatgcagacCGCAGcactgagaactttgtaagagtacaaacagtttaataagaagatactttataaagaccaTTATGTGTTTACAGACAgaagccatcttggaaaacagtctcgacgagtcgagccacgaacgctatTTTGAGACTTAATTTAACTTAATataactgctgaaatcacgagacattggcgatccgaatcatgagtcgattcgctgactcataaccgtttgaatctttatttgaggattgaacacaaacgcggaagagaagccaatgctgaataaagtcgtagtttttgttatttttggacccaaatgtattttggatgcttcaagagactctaattaacccactgatgtctcatatggactactgtgatgatgtttttattccctttctggacatggacagtatagtgtgcatacacttgcatacgctctcagactaaatataaaatatcttaaactgtgtgtgaagatgagcggaggtcttatgggtgtggagcgacattagagAGAGGAGTTAAAGACTGAAGGTTCaggtgaactgaccctttaatgGGTCACTGTGAGCATCCCTAACTCAGAGCCTGTTTGGGTTCTGACCTCTCTGTCGAACCTGCCGGGTCTCCGGAGCGCTGGGTCCAGATTGTCTGGCTGGTTTGTGGTTCCGATGATGACGAAACCCGAATGGCTCCCGATGGCGTCCATTAATGTGAGCAGCTGAGCGGTGAGCCGGTTCTCCGGCGCGCTGGTTCCGGTCCGCTTCGGGCACAGAGAGTCGATCTCATCCAGGAGCAGAACACACGGCCCAGTTTCGGCTTCGGATCGGGCCCGCTCGAACACACGCCGCAGGTTCTGCTCGCTCTCCCCGGGCCGAGGCCCCGTGAGCTCAGGCCCGTTTACAGCCACTAACGCGGCACCGGCGTCCTGAGCGACGGATCGGACCAGGAGGGTCTTCCCAGTGCCGGGCGGCCCGATCAGGAGCAGCCCTCGTGGGCAGGACACGCCCAGCCGCCGCAGGGTCTCCGGGAAACGCATCGGAAGCCCAATCATCTCCTTCAGCGCCGCACAGACCTCCTCCAGCCCGCCCAGAACCGCATCCGGACCCGCCGGCCGACGCTCCAGCTGCTTCACACTGCACAGCGGGACAAacacacaacttcattacttcagtaaaagtacagaattATTCGTTTTTATAaactacttaaagggttagttcagccaaaactgaaccttctgtcattaactcctctccctaatgtcgctccacacccgtcagacctccgctcatcttcacacacagtttaagatattttatatttagtctgagagcgtatgcaagtgtatgcacactatactgtccatgtccagaaagggaataaaaacatcatcacagtagtccatatgagacatcagtgggttaattagagtctcttgaagcatccaaaatacatttgggtccaaaaataacaaaaactacgactttattcagcattggcttctcttccgcgtttgtgttcaatcctcaaataaagattcaaacggttatgattcagcgaatcgattcatgattcggatcgcgtgtcaaactgctgaaatcacgagacactggcgatccgaatcatgaatcactgattcataaccgtttgaatctttcaaatctccatcaactgcaagatgctctcctatcaatatgggccgacatttctaaagaatgctttcagcagcttgttgatcaatgccacggagaattaaggcagttctggaggagaaagggtcaaacacaggattagtgtgtgctcctaataatcctttaggggagtataaatgcacattatgccatcatggtttaagccagtcagtgacgctccatctgacacactagcagacgactaacttaaactcatttaaatacttgtagaaaagttacaaagctgctgtcactttaaggccgaatgcacggatccaatacactgatacacatctgatattctcacactgttcaccttcactgaagacagaatcaactttgtttatgtcaatcctccactaaatgagcatttggacatccgtcttcttccattttgctctaaactataaatcagtgtttaataaatgctgtgaaatcattgaacttcacgagactctacaagagtgattcctgaaaggctttctgcaaaaacccaaacacctttaaaagaagaaaaaaatcatcactgactctcagagctgcgacagaaacgactttccacttcgaggaccttgatagaaatgtagtggagtaaagaggacgatatttgtctttcagatggagtgaagttaaagtcagaagattacagaaaaaataatactccagtaaagcacagagactcaaacagtgaacttcagtacaggactcgaggaAATGAGCTGAGCTACTCTCCACCTGTGTATGGCGCTGATCTCCACATGGGTCCGAGATGTGACCAGACCAGCTTTCTGCGAGCCCGAGTTCAGCTTCTCCACCAGAACAAACCGGACTTCCGTCTCCACCAGCCCAAATCTCAGTAAGTGACCCTCGTGCACATAAAGCCCGCAGAGTAGCTCCAGAACGCTCAGCTCCGACACCGGCCTCCTGTGGTCCcggaacacactcacacacacacgggtcaGTTTGGGGCACTTCAGCGGCCTGATGTTCTGCGGGTCGAGTGTGTGTCCGCGGGTCGGGTCGAGTGTGTGTCCGCGGGTCGGGTCGAGGCTGAGGTCCGGTGTGGCGCAGCCGGTGCTGATCTGCAGGAGTCCCTCCGCGAGGTCATGCCGTGGCCAGGCTGTGCACAAACACGAGCCGTGCCGAAGTCGGATCAGAACCGGATGGCCGAGCCTCAGCCCCAGCCGGGCCATCAGAGCCGGACCCATCCGGCAGCGCTGCGAGTGTGTGTCCACGGCATCTGGAGGCAGCACTCTCAGAACCTCAGCGTGCGTCAtctcagctgtcagacacacacacacacacacacacacacacacacacacacacacacagtgaggaaAAGTATTTGAGCactctgctattttgcaagttctcccacttagaaatcacgGAGGGTCTGAATTGTCATCGCAGGTGTGTGGCCACTGAGAGAGATctaataaagaaagaaaactcCAATAACAGTCACTGCTCAAAGTATAGATGAGAAGGCATCTGTTTAAATCTTTAATCACTATCATAAACTATTTACTTTGCATACAATataatcatatttaaaataGCCAGTGCAtgctaatgttttattattttgtattgtgtCAACTGAACACACgtgtctacacacacacacacacacacacacgtttgttctggggacattccataggtgtaatggtttttatactgtacaaaccgtattttctattcccttacactgcccctaaacctacccatcacacacacacactcacacatacacatacacactgcccctaaacctacccatcacacacacacacacacacacacacacgaatgtCGCCAGTCATATCAAGCAGCGTTGTTGTTTTCTTACCCAGATTCCGACTCATGGCGAAATATTACAACCATTACAGAGAACATGCagtgtggacacacacacacactcacactcacacataaacacacacacacgtgtcctCTCTCGGTCTTCTTCACTCACTGCCGCGGAACGGAGAAGGACTCGCAGCGACACCTGCTGGACCGGATGCTGTAGCGACATTAATAAACATgaacattaaatattaatagaATAAGAGTTAGgttttaaaaaggaaaaaatgtattaaatgttgaaaaaaaatatttactttaaattAATTGCGGAATCTTCACATGTGTATTTCCCAAACAGTACTTGCAATATTTACACATAAAGccaaactcaaaaaaaaaaaaaaaaaaaccttaaagcGAACCACTTTAAGTGAACATGTTTAAAAACATCTTACAGTATTTTTCAGTATTTTCGCGCCACACACGCGAAGCGCGCGCTGGTGAACGGAAATGACGGCGATCTTCAGAGCGCGGCTTAAATTCCTGAGGTAATAAACATAATCGATAATATCGGTGAAATTCATCCGCTCTTTTGAGAGATTTCTGCAATCAATGAACTGTGACCTTTATAACTGTGCCTATGATGGACTGATGGCTGACGGAAACCTGTAGGTGTATTCCGTTCTTCACGACAACAGTTTGAAGGTAAGAAACTTAACTTTACCCTCGAGTCTCGGTTATTCCCTCATAACACTAGTTCTCTACAGTGGGACCTGTAATGTTAGTGTGTGTAAATCACAATTAACTGATCgtgatttttaacatttatgtttttgattttaaatatataatgtatttgaTTTGAATATGTCTAGAACTGCCACTGTTTGTAAATATTTTGAACAAGAACCGAAGAAGCTGAAAGTAGGTTGAGTGAAAGACTAAAGGAAATAGccagtctttttttttcttaattttttttttaatcttcattaaaataaattttacaaattgttttattattaataaatgaaacctattgttataaattaaaatatttaagtaaCGGAAGTGCACACccttctcaaacaagaacaaatgtggcTTGACACTaatacacatttatatattttaacctCTAAAGCTCGTCTTCAGTGTTTCTGTTCTTCACAGTGTTTTTCTGCACCGGGACAGGGCGACGGCGCTGTGTgaaggagaggatgaccaggGCCGTGTGTTAATGGAGTTTGGGGATCCTCCTTCCCTCAggtagagcattgaagatgagtcgaggctgggtcttccagcATGACCAAACCTAAATTAGATAAATTAAACGAGcactgtttatttatatagcagaattatttatattcacaattttataatatttgtacacactttacatttttctttcaatgttatcatttcatttttaatttaattcgaagcagatttgttatgtgtcaatattaattaaagtttcttaacgCTAAAGATCAAAGCATCTGCATCTCTTGCGCTGCATCCCATAATATCCGTCATCACTCACATTAATGCACGACGGAGATTAACTGCTCAATGTGTGTAAACCTTTAAGACATCTATAAAGTCATCACTCCATCACAactcacaaataaatctctcaatcaacTGACTGTctattagtgttgtcaaatgtaccgaccgcgataccatatcggtactgaaatgttaaaaatgtgacgcttcgagcgctgttgagctgtaatcgtaaacgcctctgactggccattgtgctcacgcgctcgtcagatgtgcctgtgattggctacaatgatcaactcACGGCAGCGGTTTGAAACAACACGGAAGTGTTTGAcaagtgttttgaaagcgggACGGGAGCGTTTGAGAGCACACGCAGGACCAGCGGACCGGTAGGCTGATAGACACCTGCATTCAAACgctctgtgtgtatctgtgtaagcGCTCCGTGAAAAGcgtcattgatgtatttttacaacatgtttgtgaagcgcTGATCAAAGTAGCCAATCATAGACCGATTGGATGAgcgcgtgagcacaatggccagtcagaggcgtttacgattccgctcaacagcgctcaaagcgtcatattttttacatttcagtaccgaattggtatcgcggtcggtacttttgacaacactactgtctatagtattatacgcaaagtttacacaacattaatatattattttcaaataaacgtTTATATTAATTACTATTTTACACtattattgcccctggttcagtaatgaactcttgtaataaagtagcagcggctgggacagattttaatatcacctcaagatgcgatctaatcctgtttacatgaaataaacTCCCGAGgaggattaaagggttagttcacctgtCATTAACtcgtctccctaatgtcgctccacacccgtcagacctccgctcatcttcacacacagtttaagatattttatatttagtctgagagcgtatgcaagtgtatgcacactatactgtccatgtccagaaagggaataaaaacatcatcacagtagtccatatgagacatcagtgggttaattagagtctcttgaagcatccaaaatacatttgggtccaaaaataacaaaaactacgactttattcagcattggcttctcttccgggtttgtgttcaatcctcaaataaagattcaaacggttatgagtcagcgaatcgatcaatgattcggatcgcgtgtcaaactgctgaaatcacgagacattggcgatccgaatgattcctggaatgttttcctcaaataaCGACATTTCTTTCCCACTGTTAAAAGAGTTAAACACACACCTATTCATCAAGCATTGCGGATAATGCAGTTAtatgatgtgatgtgatgtgtgtATAGATGTACACGTAGGTGTGTAAATGTACTGTAATTGTGCAATGTAAAGCGacctatataaataaaacatcttcttcttcttcactgATCATCTGGGATGAGGAAACTATCAGGAGATGCTCATCCTGAACTGAACAGGCTGCAATACCGCGATTATCCTGCAGGTGGAGCCAAACTCCAGCCGAACAGAGATCGGTTTAATTCAGGATTATATATTTACACAAAACCCTTCCAGAGTCCGTCTGACGCGCTGATAAACTATCACTCCATCACTACTCACATTATCCACCGACATCCCtcagcatttgtgtgtgtgtgtgtgatgggtaggtttaggggcagtgtgtgtgtgtgtgtgtgtgtgtgtgtgtgtgtgatgggtaggtttaggggcagtgtgtgtgtgtgtgtgtgtgtgtctgtgatgggtaggtttaggggcagtgtgtgtgtgtgtgtgatgggtaggtttaggggcagtgtgtgtgtgtgtgtgtgtgtgtgtgtgtgtgtgtgtgtgtgtgtgtgtgtgtgtgtgtgtgtgtgtgtgtgtgtgtgtgtgtgtgtgtgtgtgtgtgtgatgggtaggtttaggggcagtgtgtgtgtgtgtgtgatgggtaggtttaggggcagtgtgtgtgtgtgtgtgtgtgtgtgtgtgtgtgatgggtaggtttaggggcagtgtgtgtgtgtgtgtgtgatgggtaggtttaggggcagtgtgtgtgtgtgtgtgtgatgggtaggtttaggggcagtgtgtgtgtgtgtgtgtgatgggtaggtttaggggcagtgtgtgtgtgtgtgtgtgatgggtaggtttaggggcagtgtgtgtgtgtgtgtgatgggtaggtttaggggcagtgtgtgtgtgtgtgtgtgtgtgtgtgtgtgtgtgtgtgtgtgtgtgtgtgtgtgtgtgtgtgtgtgtgtgtgtgatgggtaggtttaggggcagtgtgtgtgtgtgtgtgtgatgggtaggtttaggggcagtgtgtgtgtgtgtgtgtgatgggtaggtttaggggcagtgtgtgtgtgtgtgtgatgggtaggtttaggggcagtgtgtgtgtgtgtgtgtgtgtgtgtgtgtgtgtgtgtgtgtgtgtgtgtgtgtgtgtgtgtgtgtgtgtgtgtgtgtgtgtgatgggtaggtttaggggcagtgtgtgtgtgtgtgtgtgtgctgggtaggtttaggggcagtgtgtgtgtgtgtgatgggtaggtttaggggcagtgtgtgtgtgtgtgtgtgtgtgtgatgggtaggtttaggggcagtgtgtgtgtgtgtgtgatgggtaggtttaggggcagtgtgtgtgtgtgtgtgtgtgtgtgtgatgggtaggtttaggggcagtgtgtgtgtgtgtgtgtgtgatgggtaggtttaggggcagtgtgtgtgtgtgtgtgtgtgtgtgtgtgtgtgtgtgtgtgtgatgggtaggtttaggggctgtgtgtgtgtgtgtgtgtgtgtgtgtgtgtgtgtgtgtgtgtgtgtgtgtgtgtgatgggtaggtttaggggcagtgtgtgtgtgtgtgtgtgtgtgtgtgtgtgtgtgtgtgtgtgatgggtaggtttaggggctgtgtgtgtgtgtgtgtgtgtgtgtgtgtgtgtgtgtgtgtgtgtgtgtgtgtgtgtgtgtgtgtgtgtgtgtgtgtgtgtgtgatgggtaggtttaggggcagtgtgtgtgtgtgtgtgtgtgtgtgtgtgtgtgtgtgtgtgtgatgggtaggtttaggggcagtgtgtgtgtgtgtgtgtgtgtgtgtgtgtgtgtgtgtgtgtgtgtgtgatgggtaggtttaggggcagtgtgtgtgtgtgtgtgtgtgtgtgtgtgtgtgtgacatgtgCTCCAGAACACGTATGTAACACGTGTGAGTTCAGCGGAGTTTATCGAGCCGACCGACCGCATACTTCAGCTATtgttcagctttatttatataactcGGTCCGAAACTCACGCTTCAACACTAAACAAACAcgcataatattataattaatgtgtttatttactgtttattttaaagGTAGGTTccgctttattttaaggtgtgattatatatttaagtgctGAGTAATATTAACTAATGTAGGGTTTGGTTGCTGCAATTATGCGTCATTTACTGTTAAGTGTGTGTTagctaaatatatttattaattatatataaatatgtattcaTAGATGCTCAACCTTTCCTGATTCAGTCACAGAACAGAATAAACATCAGTACGATCTCATTCTCACATTAATGTGGACATGATTGATCATATTCTGTTAGATGTAATAATAGTTAACTTAAATCAGTGTTAAACACAATTGTTCATTTatgtttatataatgttaaatcatttggtcttgttttaaagaaagcaCTCCGCAGATTACCGCTGAAGTGAAAgctcatcaaaattaaaaagttatggaagtttaaattccctgtaaattaaaaatactagagtaaatattgtgtattttataaaaaaagatatattgtacaaaaataaattactaTAGAATCAAAGCCAAATTTCTAACCAAGTTGTgctccaaatttgaagttgatgaTGTCGAGTTAAAAAGGGAAGATTGTCCTTCGCCGCAGCACCAAGAACGTCCACCGGGTGTCGTCCTCATTCATTGAGTTTTTTTGatgcattttcctgtaaatttctccccaaatatcacttccatcACAAAACAGTCGCCAAATATGTTACCTTGAGACTCTGAGCTTTCCGACGATATgcgtcaagattagaaaagatttCGATCGTAAAGTcgttaaaataaatgttgtaatatgaaacatgaccCCGCCCACTAGGGGAGGAGCCAGCTCACGAACTCTGACTACTGTTTCCATAGTAACGCAACATCTGATTTCAGAGCGGTTTCCACGGGATGAGTTTTGAGTTCGTAAGCTTCCGAATGGCCCTGATTTATGACGATTACTCAAGTATCGGATACGGGAAAGCCACAGAAACAGTGACGCGGTTAAACCACATTTAGCACGGGATAGC
The nucleotide sequence above comes from Pseudorasbora parva isolate DD20220531a chromosome 16, ASM2467924v1, whole genome shotgun sequence. Encoded proteins:
- the afg2b gene encoding spermatogenesis-associated protein 5-like protein 1 isoform X2, encoding MTHAEVLRVLPPDAVDTHSQRCRMGPALMARLGLRLGHPVLIRLRHGSCLCTAWPRHDLAEGLLQISTGCATPDLSLDPTRGHTLDPTRGHTLDPQNIRPLKCPKLTRVCVSVFRDHRRPVSELSVLELLCGLYVHEGHLLRFGLVETEVRFVLVEKLNSGSQKAGLVTSRTHVEISAIHSVKQLERRPAGPDAVLGGLEEVCAALKEMIGLPMRFPETLRRLGVSCPRGLLLIGPPGTGKTLLVRSVAQDAGAALVAVNGPELTGPRPGESEQNLRRVFERARSEAETGPCVLLLDEIDSLCPKRTGTSAPENRLTAQLLTLMDAIGSHSGFVIIGTTNQPDNLDPALRRPGRFDREVLIGAPSLLQRSRILQCVCRDIPLAPDVDLDAVAEMTCGYVGADLSALSREAALRAMRHTQAGASESVSMQHFLGSLRMVQPSCLRSAVGAMDIKPVRWEQIGGLEDVKLKLKQSIEWPMRFPEALVRMGISRPRGVLLYGPPGCAKTTLVKAAASSSHCTFLCLSGAQLFSPYLGDSEKTLAQVFARARACAPSILFLDEIDSMLGSRADGSPSVQSQVLSVLLTEMDGVGIRTLERRSNGGKTRAQLEGGEQEQTRLHQMELQEVCNKDVLIVAATNRPEVLDSALLRPGRLDQIIYVPPPDLEGRVSVLRSRTEGVPLHQDVSLRDLAAQTELFSGADLENLCKEAALLALREDGFDVSCVRQKHFLKALQILSPSLSPEQLQQNIHSCLQ
- the afg2b gene encoding spermatogenesis-associated protein 5-like protein 1 isoform X1, translated to MSRNLAEMTHAEVLRVLPPDAVDTHSQRCRMGPALMARLGLRLGHPVLIRLRHGSCLCTAWPRHDLAEGLLQISTGCATPDLSLDPTRGHTLDPTRGHTLDPQNIRPLKCPKLTRVCVSVFRDHRRPVSELSVLELLCGLYVHEGHLLRFGLVETEVRFVLVEKLNSGSQKAGLVTSRTHVEISAIHSVKQLERRPAGPDAVLGGLEEVCAALKEMIGLPMRFPETLRRLGVSCPRGLLLIGPPGTGKTLLVRSVAQDAGAALVAVNGPELTGPRPGESEQNLRRVFERARSEAETGPCVLLLDEIDSLCPKRTGTSAPENRLTAQLLTLMDAIGSHSGFVIIGTTNQPDNLDPALRRPGRFDREVLIGAPSLLQRSRILQCVCRDIPLAPDVDLDAVAEMTCGYVGADLSALSREAALRAMRHTQAGASESVSMQHFLGSLRMVQPSCLRSAVGAMDIKPVRWEQIGGLEDVKLKLKQSIEWPMRFPEALVRMGISRPRGVLLYGPPGCAKTTLVKAAASSSHCTFLCLSGAQLFSPYLGDSEKTLAQVFARARACAPSILFLDEIDSMLGSRADGSPSVQSQVLSVLLTEMDGVGIRTLERRSNGGKTRAQLEGGEQEQTRLHQMELQEVCNKDVLIVAATNRPEVLDSALLRPGRLDQIIYVPPPDLEGRVSVLRSRTEGVPLHQDVSLRDLAAQTELFSGADLENLCKEAALLALREDGFDVSCVRQKHFLKALQILSPSLSPEQLQQNIHSCLQ